Proteins from a single region of Sphingomonas morindae:
- a CDS encoding TPM domain-containing protein, with translation MAPGRAPAFRPARATSLVLLALLGWLMLVPAARAQSFPAFTGLVVDAAHVLPPDRAAALEAKLQALQKATSRQLVVATVPSLEGRDIQDYGYRLGRAWQVGLKGADNGVILLVAPNERRVGIETGYGVEGVVTDAYSKVLIESRILPAFKAGDMAGGIEAGADALIQLLSLPDDQARARQDAAVAAWNKEHARRPDAGGAPWGLILWLIVIGVVLAARFARSSGRRYDDGGLGVLLWGADIAAHMMSRGDGGWRDGGAGGGHDDGGGGWTGGGFTGGGGGSFGGGGASGSW, from the coding sequence ATGGCGCCGGGCCGCGCCCCCGCGTTCCGGCCCGCCCGGGCTACGTCGCTGGTCCTGCTGGCGCTGCTCGGCTGGCTGATGCTCGTGCCGGCGGCGCGGGCGCAGAGCTTTCCGGCCTTCACGGGCCTGGTGGTGGACGCGGCGCATGTGCTGCCCCCGGACCGCGCGGCGGCGCTGGAGGCCAAGCTCCAGGCCTTGCAGAAGGCGACCAGCCGCCAGCTCGTCGTCGCCACCGTGCCCAGCCTCGAGGGGCGCGACATCCAGGATTATGGCTATCGCCTAGGCCGCGCCTGGCAGGTGGGGCTCAAGGGCGCGGACAATGGCGTGATCCTGCTCGTCGCGCCCAATGAGCGGCGTGTCGGCATCGAGACCGGCTATGGCGTCGAGGGCGTGGTCACCGATGCCTATTCCAAGGTCCTTATCGAAAGCCGCATCCTTCCCGCCTTCAAGGCGGGCGACATGGCGGGCGGCATCGAGGCCGGCGCCGATGCGCTGATCCAGCTGCTCAGCCTGCCCGACGATCAGGCGCGCGCCCGGCAGGACGCAGCGGTGGCGGCGTGGAACAAGGAGCATGCGCGGCGTCCCGATGCCGGCGGCGCGCCCTGGGGGCTGATCCTGTGGCTGATCGTGATCGGCGTGGTGCTCGCCGCGCGCTTCGCGCGCTCCAGCGGCCGGCGCTACGATGATGGCGGCCTGGGCGTGCTGCTCTGGGGCGCGGACATTGCCGCGCACATGATGAGCCGAGGCGATGGCGGCTGGCGCGACGGCGGCGCGGGCGGCGGCCATGACGATGGCGGCGGCGGCTGGACCGGCGGCGGCTTCACCGGCGGCGGCGGCGGCTCCTTTGGCGGCGGCGGCGCATCGGGGAGCTGGTGA
- a CDS encoding LemA family protein encodes MPLRPLPLLAPLAALSLAGCGVNTIPAADETVKAKWADVQSQYQRRADLVPNLVATVKGYATHEQATLTGVTEARARATSVTLRADDLSDPAKMRAFQDAQNSLSGALGRLLSVKEAYPDLKADQQFLALQSQLEGTENRINVARQDYNEAVRQYNTLIRTFPTALTAKIVYGATPKTPYEATSPGADQAPKVSF; translated from the coding sequence ATGCCGCTTCGTCCCCTTCCCCTGCTCGCGCCCCTGGCCGCGCTGTCGCTGGCCGGGTGCGGCGTCAACACCATTCCCGCCGCCGATGAGACAGTGAAGGCGAAATGGGCCGATGTGCAGAGCCAGTATCAGCGCCGCGCCGATCTCGTGCCCAATCTGGTGGCGACGGTGAAAGGCTATGCGACGCACGAACAGGCGACGCTGACCGGGGTCACCGAGGCGCGTGCGCGCGCCACCTCCGTCACGCTGCGCGCCGACGATCTCAGCGATCCCGCCAAGATGCGCGCCTTCCAGGACGCGCAGAACAGCCTTTCGGGCGCACTCGGCCGGCTGCTTTCCGTGAAGGAAGCCTATCCCGATCTGAAGGCGGATCAGCAATTCCTCGCGCTGCAGAGCCAACTCGAGGGCACCGAGAACCGCATCAATGTCGCGCGGCAGGATTATAACGAGGCGGTGCGCCAGTATAACACGCTGATCCGCACCTTCCCGACCGCGCTCACCGCCAAGATCGTCTACGGCGCCACGCCCAAGACGCCCTATGAGGCGACCAGCCCGGGGGCCGATCAGGCGCCCAAGGTCAGCTTCTGA
- the mscL gene encoding large conductance mechanosensitive channel protein MscL: MLKDFKAFIMRGNVLDLAVAVIIGAAFNKIVTSLTDDVLMPIIGKLCGGLDFSGYFLRLGPVPADYSGSLVDYAALKKAGVPLLGYGAFVTQIVNFVIVAFIIFLLVRGVNKALSFHAQEQAKTPAAPAPDSAEVVLLREIRDSLRQRG, from the coding sequence ATGCTGAAAGACTTCAAGGCCTTCATAATGAGGGGCAATGTTCTGGATCTCGCGGTCGCCGTCATCATCGGCGCGGCGTTCAACAAGATCGTCACCTCGCTGACCGACGACGTGCTGATGCCGATCATCGGCAAGCTGTGCGGTGGCCTCGATTTTTCGGGCTATTTCCTGCGGCTGGGGCCGGTGCCGGCGGACTATAGCGGATCGTTGGTCGATTATGCCGCGCTCAAAAAGGCGGGCGTGCCGCTGCTCGGCTATGGCGCCTTCGTCACCCAGATCGTCAATTTCGTCATCGTGGCCTTCATCATCTTCCTGCTGGTGCGCGGCGTGAACAAGGCGCTGTCCTTCCATGCGCAGGAACAGGCCAAGACACCCGCCGCCCCCGCGCCGGACAGCGCCGAGGTGGTACTGCTCCGCGAGATCCGCGACAGCCTGCGCCAGCGCGGCTGA